A single window of Syntrophus aciditrophicus SB DNA harbors:
- a CDS encoding IS5-like element ISSac2 family transposase — MADMKVHIPERQLLMFETQFSDVLNPEHELLRAARLIDWDNIHDTLSAYYSLRGRQGKSIRLMVGIHILKHRYNCSDERAVEMLHENAYWQCFCGFNSFQRGQIMEATSLVKFRNRIGTEGMKEIEAALLKTWSEMGLVKARRVAVDTTAQPKNIAYPTDADLLYRIREKIVKQVQRVREEVTLRKPFRTFNRSGKKLLLGIKKFHRKNPEGRKEEIKKLKEMTRHVVEKTGRVVSSLYRRGLKESGRKLNRLVSLGKKIVNQTEEVLSGHLPRKRIYSLHEPNVAVIRKGKSHPDTEFGALIALAKNDDGLILSHVEYQHNVADVKTLGRVITGIKTNVGQRPREVAADRGFDQSLKKQENCRRRWGIKRIAIPKKGKTPHPDSKESWFRKALKQRVKIEPVIGHLKSDHRMNRCRYKGAAGDTVNVVWATLAWNMKKIVQLHGQMG; from the coding sequence GTGGCTGATATGAAAGTACATATTCCAGAAAGGCAACTTCTTATGTTCGAGACGCAGTTTTCGGATGTCCTCAACCCGGAGCATGAGTTACTTCGTGCCGCACGCTTGATCGATTGGGACAACATCCATGATACACTGTCTGCTTACTATAGCCTCCGGGGTCGCCAGGGGAAATCCATTCGACTGATGGTCGGCATACACATTTTGAAACATCGCTATAACTGTTCCGACGAACGAGCGGTTGAAATGCTGCATGAAAACGCCTACTGGCAGTGCTTTTGCGGATTCAACAGCTTTCAGCGTGGACAGATTATGGAAGCCACATCCCTGGTGAAGTTTCGGAATCGAATCGGCACGGAAGGGATGAAAGAGATAGAGGCGGCGTTGCTCAAGACCTGGTCCGAGATGGGCTTGGTAAAAGCCAGACGGGTGGCGGTCGATACCACTGCTCAACCCAAGAACATCGCCTATCCGACGGACGCCGATCTCCTTTACCGGATTAGAGAGAAGATCGTCAAGCAAGTCCAAAGGGTTCGTGAGGAGGTAACCCTTCGGAAGCCCTTTCGCACCTTCAATCGATCTGGTAAAAAACTCCTCCTCGGAATCAAGAAGTTCCACCGAAAAAATCCGGAAGGCAGGAAAGAGGAGATCAAAAAACTCAAAGAGATGACCCGTCATGTGGTCGAAAAGACCGGAAGGGTGGTAAGCAGTCTTTACCGTCGAGGGCTCAAGGAATCGGGACGGAAACTCAATCGTCTGGTTTCTCTCGGGAAGAAAATCGTCAATCAAACGGAGGAGGTTCTCTCCGGCCACCTTCCTCGAAAGCGGATTTACTCCCTTCATGAGCCGAATGTGGCCGTGATCAGGAAAGGAAAGAGCCACCCCGACACTGAGTTTGGAGCACTTATTGCTCTTGCAAAAAACGATGACGGTTTGATCCTGTCCCATGTGGAATATCAGCATAACGTCGCCGATGTGAAGACCTTGGGACGGGTGATCACCGGAATCAAGACCAATGTGGGACAACGACCACGAGAAGTTGCGGCGGATCGGGGATTCGATCAATCCCTCAAAAAACAGGAAAACTGCCGCAGACGGTGGGGCATCAAAAGAATCGCCATTCCAAAGAAGGGAAAGACGCCTCATCCGGACAGCAAAGAATCCTGGTTCAGAAAAGCCTTGAAGCAAAGAGTCAAGATTGAACCCGTTATCGGTCATCTCAAAAGCGATCATCGCATGAATCGCTGTCGGTACAAGGGAGCGGCAGGAGATACCGTCAATGTTGTATGGGCCACCCTCGCCTGGAACATGAAAAAGATTGTCCAACTGCATGGGCAAATGGGATAA